The Dermacentor andersoni chromosome 1, qqDerAnde1_hic_scaffold, whole genome shotgun sequence genomic interval CTCGCGGTGGCTCCCTACAGCACCAACCTGGGCGCGCCCGGCACGCTAAGCGCACAGATGCGCGTCGTCAACGTCACTGGTCTGGGACTCATCCGGCGCCAAGGCGACTGCGGCCGGCCCGGATCATCGGGACCCGGTCGCGTCACCGTCGGCTGCAACGTGGTCCTCAACCGCGTCGCCGTGAGCGCCACTTCCGACCTGACCTACTTGGGCGCGCAACGTCGCGTTGGCACCCGGGCCGACTTTGACACCAACCACGCGCTGGTCGAGGTGACGTCCACTCTTGGTCAGTCACCCACGGTCAACTTCAGGCTGCTCCGGCCACCCAGGCCGCGCGTCTCCTTCAGCGGACTCAGGGACTTGCCCCTGTACAGTGTCATCCAGAAGGGCTACGAACAAGAGCTGTCTCGCGTCCTTCAG includes:
- the LOC126543799 gene encoding salivary anticoagulant protein P23-like isoform X1; the protein is MSQSGSWLTSKIPGIMIPVLLFTLFAGAFGATVTDANRYIDQVLGYQMADLVRRNRLDPLAVAPYSTNLGAPGTLSAQMRVVNVTGLGLIRRQGDCGRPGSSGPGRVTVGCNVVLNRVAVSATSDLTYLGAQRRVGTRADFDTNHALVEVTSTLGQSPTVNFRLLRPPRPRVSFSGLRDLPLYSVIQKGYEQELSRVLQTQLSGPYLANLGHACRAVPFPR
- the LOC126543799 gene encoding salivary anticoagulant protein P23-like isoform X2, whose translation is MSQKTISAFFHLRQSSHVKTLKPAKIPGIMIPVLLFTLFAGAFGATVTDANRYIDQVLGYQMADLVRRNRLDPLAVAPYSTNLGAPGTLSAQMRVVNVTGLGLIRRQGDCGRPGSSGPGRVTVGCNVVLNRVAVSATSDLTYLGAQRRVGTRADFDTNHALVEVTSTLGQSPTVNFRLLRPPRPRVSFSGLRDLPLYSVIQKGYEQELSRVLQTQLSGPYLANLGHACRAVPFPR